A region from the Lolium perenne isolate Kyuss_39 chromosome 4, Kyuss_2.0, whole genome shotgun sequence genome encodes:
- the LOC139830320 gene encoding uncharacterized protein — MSEDYAASRIDNKHIKGKLAKNNGSTDLATSTSRAVCTSWDSDLDIVDIIGPNADTVRQLLYVLDAPLGDLPTETALDEVKNVYLTRKNQYSIVQCAILYGLESELQKYFENHDPFDIIHELKMIFEFHVDGERYEVLEQFFGCKMEEGSSVSENVLKMYGHVKKLQDLGITIPNVLGIHRVLQSVPPSYKNFVINYNIFIFCNMRIVLTVRQLLYVLDAP; from the exons ATGTCTGAAGATTATGCGGCCAGTAGGATCGACAATAAGCATATTAAGGGCAAACTAGCAAAGAACAACGGCAGTACGGATTTGGCAACCAGCACCTCCAGGGCAGTTTGCACCAGTTGGGACTCAG ACCTAGATATCGTCGATATCATTGGCCCAAATGCTGATACCG TTAGACAACTTctctatgtgcttgatgcaccgctaggtgacctacCTACAGAAACTGCTCTCGATGAGGTTAAAAATGTTTACCTCACTCGGAAGAACCAATATTCcatagttcagtgtgccatcctctaTGGTTTAGAATCAGAGCTTCAGAAGTATTTTGAGAACCACGACCCTTTTGATATTATCCATGAGCTCAAAATGATATTTGAATTTCATGTGGATGGGGAAAGATATGAAGTCCTTGAACAGTTCTTTGGCTGtaagatggaagagggtagctctgTTAGCGAGAATGTGCTCAAAATGTATGGGCATGTGAAGAAGCTCCAAGATTTGGGAATAACGATTCCTAATGTGTTGGggattcatcgtgtcctccaatcagtaccacctagttacaagaatttCGTGATAAACTACAACATATTCATATTCTGCAACATGAGGATTGTTCTCACAGTTAGACAACTGctctatgtgcttgatgcaccgtga